A region of Lysobacterales bacterium DNA encodes the following proteins:
- a CDS encoding DEAD/DEAH box helicase, translating into MGLLGIRHSELRDHVRQLLANEPGGTGDSLLGSPVFEHTFGWQQEDKPLSDLEGGLLSTRLLDGLSASGLYQFNRETKPYSHQLVAWRALLEKEPRSVVITSGTGSGKTECFMIPILEDLVSDREQTGKLVGVRALFLYPLNALINSQRERLDAWTRPFDGDIRFCLYNGNTKDRAESVRKDQSNRPNEILSRELLRREPAPILMTNATMLEYMMIRQIDSPIIEASREAKSLRWIVLDEAHTYVGSQAAELSLLLRRVVQAFGKRPEEIRFVATSATIADGDAREKLTKYLAGLAGVPEHQVVVVGGNRAVPSLAAGRPGGEESIEHLLAIDPGNEASSARYQALSKNYLGRSIRDFIVDRGTPALLDEIVAHVSASLVGVTDAERKFEVLSWIDLMTGTADKAGGDHFLKVRGHLFQRVLQGLWSCVDPDCRVKPASLGSWAFGNVYATQRGSCECGAPVCELAFCNGCKAPHLLAEDAGGVLRQVSPDAGDEFAIIEDVATDSEEANGEAAAELDSSRSALCLAPLTQAGEGYVLQRVARETHRIGHASDPGAFSISMCLKADATCWECDATSRNGMDFLRGVHLGAPFYLDRHRADGARVLPRS; encoded by the coding sequence ATGGGTCTGCTCGGCATCCGCCACTCCGAGTTGCGAGATCATGTTCGTCAACTGCTTGCGAACGAACCAGGCGGCACGGGCGACAGCCTGCTTGGCTCGCCGGTTTTCGAGCACACCTTTGGTTGGCAACAGGAGGACAAGCCGCTCAGCGATCTCGAAGGTGGGCTGCTATCGACGCGTCTGCTTGACGGGCTCTCGGCTTCAGGGCTTTACCAATTCAACAGAGAAACGAAGCCGTACAGCCATCAGTTGGTGGCCTGGCGTGCCCTGCTGGAAAAGGAGCCGCGGTCGGTTGTGATCACCAGCGGGACCGGCTCAGGTAAGACTGAGTGCTTCATGATTCCGATTCTCGAGGATCTTGTAAGTGACCGAGAGCAGACGGGCAAACTGGTAGGCGTCCGGGCGTTGTTTCTGTATCCCCTTAACGCGCTGATCAACTCTCAGCGAGAACGCCTGGACGCCTGGACGCGACCCTTTGATGGGGACATTCGTTTCTGCCTGTACAACGGAAATACGAAAGACCGGGCCGAAAGTGTAAGGAAGGACCAGAGCAATCGGCCGAACGAGATCTTGTCGCGAGAACTGCTCCGCCGGGAGCCAGCGCCGATCCTGATGACCAACGCGACGATGCTCGAATACATGATGATCCGGCAGATCGATAGCCCAATCATCGAGGCATCGCGTGAGGCCAAGTCTCTTCGCTGGATCGTGCTTGACGAAGCGCATACCTATGTCGGATCGCAGGCCGCGGAGCTTTCACTGTTGCTGCGTCGGGTCGTGCAGGCTTTTGGCAAGCGTCCAGAAGAGATTCGGTTCGTCGCGACATCGGCGACGATCGCTGACGGCGATGCAAGAGAGAAGTTGACGAAGTATCTCGCTGGATTAGCTGGTGTTCCGGAACACCAGGTAGTGGTCGTCGGCGGTAATAGAGCAGTCCCATCGCTAGCAGCAGGCAGACCGGGTGGCGAGGAGTCAATCGAGCACTTGCTGGCCATCGATCCCGGAAACGAGGCGTCGTCGGCGCGATACCAAGCACTCTCGAAGAATTACCTCGGCCGCTCTATTCGCGACTTTATCGTCGACAGGGGAACCCCGGCACTCCTGGATGAAATCGTCGCGCATGTTTCTGCCTCACTTGTTGGCGTGACCGATGCGGAGCGCAAGTTCGAGGTCTTGTCATGGATCGATTTGATGACGGGAACGGCCGACAAGGCAGGTGGCGATCATTTTCTGAAAGTCCGTGGCCATTTGTTCCAACGCGTGTTACAGGGGCTGTGGTCCTGTGTTGACCCCGACTGTCGGGTAAAGCCAGCGAGTTTGGGGTCATGGGCGTTCGGCAATGTTTATGCGACGCAGCGCGGATCGTGCGAGTGCGGCGCGCCGGTCTGTGAGCTTGCCTTTTGCAATGGATGTAAGGCGCCGCATTTGCTTGCGGAAGATGCAGGTGGCGTCCTTCGCCAAGTCTCGCCCGATGCTGGCGACGAATTTGCAATCATCGAGGACGTCGCGACCGACAGCGAAGAGGCAAATGGCGAAGCCGCAGCTGAGTTGGACAGCTCCCGCAGCGCCCTCTGTCTCGCGCCCCTGACTCAAGCAGGCGAGGGCTATGTGTTACAGCGGGTTGCGCGCGAAACCCACCGCATCGGACACGCAAGCGACCCCGGTGCGTTCTCGATCTCGATGTGCTTGAAGGCCGACGCGACCTGTTGGGAATGCGACGCAACATCCAGGAACGGCATGGATTTCCTTCGCGGCGTTCACCTAGGCGCCCCGTTCTATCTGGACCGGCATCGTGCCGACGGTGCTCGAGTTCTGCCCAGATCCTGA
- a CDS encoding VWA domain-containing protein codes for MAVASPSVAAHTQILVGPGLSPLEGARIDVAIDDLLAAYTLTQRFRNASSTDIEAVFTFPIPVDAVFLGLSATLGERELEGRVVEKQQANREYEEAIAAGDSAILVERTHDGMLTANIGNLRPGETISVRLKFAEWLAFNGNDVRFRMPTAIAPRYGTPDMSPRDQPVTDLLAQYQFAAEVRVRGLLAKSQLASPSHLLVMGQNGDATVLTLKSAWMDRDFLLDARFDDVDRCSAVADRDHDGDIVSVAIAADFEGTDEQLDVALVVDCSGSMGGTSIAQARSAMKQIVAGLQETDRVELIRFGSSHAAAFGAMRELTRDTRSLLEQYITATDANLGGTETVPALQAAATILERTNRKDERTRIIFLITDGAIHSTQIDALTARCRASGIRIFVVGVGLAGGVDVFQAFAKATGGAAEIVHPNEDMATRVVRHFQRVRKGAGKIIGIQWPGTPTWTHVPQQFYSGDTIRIFARFDQKVEGAVDVQWQAGQPGRVSLPIRHGNAEASVSTLSRMAASHRFAESRGGERVQIALDYQLLTDVTSAIPGAVRAESDKAGDTPEVVRVPQMMAAGWGGMVADACELGSFSACARLRRAPQARASRALKPLALEDYLDVSSFLRRKSKPSAVKWSAQEFAAFLQWLFAELDAIVKAGGDVYDAVSAAILRWKRVRGAHQTILHAISGHASGPSEWLALVEALAIASNRPASELAGLKRMIQMEPRLLATPIDLTTAQKTAATIMSS; via the coding sequence ATGGCTGTTGCATCTCCGTCCGTCGCCGCGCACACCCAGATTCTCGTGGGTCCCGGCTTGTCCCCGCTGGAAGGCGCCCGCATCGACGTCGCGATCGACGATCTGCTCGCCGCATACACACTGACGCAGCGCTTTCGCAATGCGTCTTCTACCGATATCGAAGCTGTGTTTACGTTCCCGATTCCGGTCGACGCCGTGTTCCTCGGCTTGTCAGCGACGCTGGGTGAACGCGAACTTGAAGGTCGCGTCGTCGAGAAACAGCAGGCGAACCGCGAATACGAAGAAGCCATCGCCGCAGGTGACAGCGCGATCCTGGTCGAACGCACCCACGACGGCATGCTCACCGCGAACATCGGCAACCTGCGTCCCGGCGAGACCATCTCGGTGCGCCTGAAGTTCGCCGAGTGGCTGGCGTTCAACGGCAACGACGTCCGCTTTCGCATGCCGACGGCCATCGCACCCCGTTATGGCACGCCCGACATGTCGCCGCGCGACCAACCAGTCACCGACCTGCTCGCGCAATACCAGTTCGCGGCCGAGGTGCGCGTGCGCGGTCTGCTCGCGAAGTCGCAACTCGCATCGCCCTCGCATCTGTTGGTGATGGGCCAGAATGGCGACGCGACGGTGCTCACACTGAAGTCCGCGTGGATGGATCGCGACTTCCTGCTCGATGCGCGTTTCGACGACGTCGATCGTTGCAGCGCCGTCGCCGACCGGGATCACGACGGCGACATCGTGTCGGTCGCGATCGCGGCGGATTTCGAGGGCACGGACGAACAGCTGGACGTCGCACTGGTCGTCGACTGCAGCGGATCGATGGGCGGCACGTCGATTGCGCAAGCGCGCAGCGCCATGAAGCAGATTGTCGCCGGACTGCAAGAGACCGACCGCGTCGAACTGATTCGTTTTGGATCCAGCCACGCCGCCGCATTCGGCGCGATGCGCGAACTGACGCGCGATACACGCAGCCTGCTCGAGCAATACATCACCGCTACCGACGCAAATCTGGGTGGCACCGAAACCGTCCCGGCCCTGCAGGCCGCCGCGACGATTCTTGAGCGGACGAATCGCAAGGATGAGCGCACGCGCATCATCTTCCTGATCACCGACGGCGCCATTCATTCCACGCAGATCGACGCGCTGACGGCACGCTGCCGCGCGTCCGGCATCCGCATCTTCGTGGTCGGCGTCGGACTCGCAGGTGGCGTCGACGTCTTCCAGGCCTTCGCCAAGGCGACCGGTGGCGCGGCCGAAATCGTGCATCCGAACGAGGACATGGCCACGCGTGTCGTGCGCCACTTCCAGCGCGTGCGCAAGGGCGCCGGCAAGATCATCGGCATCCAGTGGCCGGGCACGCCGACGTGGACGCATGTGCCGCAGCAGTTCTACTCCGGCGACACGATCCGCATCTTCGCCCGATTCGACCAGAAGGTCGAAGGCGCAGTCGACGTGCAGTGGCAGGCTGGCCAACCGGGACGCGTTTCGCTGCCGATCCGTCATGGCAACGCCGAAGCCTCGGTGTCGACCCTGTCGCGCATGGCCGCGTCGCATCGGTTTGCTGAGAGCCGCGGCGGCGAACGTGTCCAGATCGCGCTCGACTACCAACTGCTCACCGATGTCACCTCGGCGATCCCTGGTGCGGTGCGTGCCGAAAGCGACAAGGCCGGCGATACACCGGAGGTCGTTCGGGTACCGCAGATGATGGCGGCGGGCTGGGGCGGAATGGTTGCGGACGCCTGCGAACTCGGATCGTTCAGCGCCTGCGCCCGATTGCGGCGCGCGCCACAAGCGCGCGCGTCTCGTGCATTGAAGCCGCTTGCTTTGGAGGACTACCTCGATGTCTCGAGTTTCCTGCGCAGAAAATCGAAACCATCCGCAGTGAAGTGGAGCGCGCAGGAGTTCGCAGCGTTCCTGCAATGGTTGTTCGCTGAATTGGATGCGATCGTGAAGGCAGGCGGCGATGTCTACGATGCAGTTTCTGCGGCGATCCTGCGCTGGAAGCGTGTACGCGGCGCGCATCAGACGATCCTTCACGCGATCAGCGGGCACGCATCGGGACCCAGCGAATGGCTTGCGTTGGTCGAGGCACTGGCCATCGCCAGTAACCGCCCGGCGTCGGAATTGGCTGGCCTCAAGCGCATGATCCAGATGGAGCCGCGCTTGCTTGCAACTCCGATCGATCTGACGACAGCGCAAAAGACTGCGGCCACCATCATGTCGTCGTGA
- a CDS encoding MerR family transcriptional regulator: MDDTQYTLFELEAATGVPARTIRYYIQRELVDRPFGEKRGAYYSTKHVEQLLRIRRWSEDGLSLERIARLLSSDAAPPKLAPEPGTIAVRTHVHLRAGIELVISPDEIELDQAELRQLIRSILDATDKAVGPSPKRKE, from the coding sequence ATGGACGACACCCAATACACCCTGTTCGAACTCGAGGCCGCGACCGGCGTGCCGGCGCGGACGATCCGCTATTACATCCAGCGTGAGCTGGTGGATCGACCGTTCGGGGAGAAACGCGGCGCGTACTACTCGACGAAGCATGTCGAGCAGTTGCTGCGCATTCGCCGCTGGTCCGAAGACGGGCTGTCGCTGGAACGCATCGCGCGACTTCTCTCCTCCGACGCCGCACCGCCGAAGCTCGCGCCCGAGCCCGGGACAATCGCCGTGCGCACGCATGTGCACCTGCGCGCCGGCATCGAACTGGTCATCTCGCCCGATGAGATCGAACTCGACCAAGCTGAACTGCGGCAGTTGATCCGCAGCATCCTCGACGCGACCGACAAAGCCGTTGGTCCGTCCCCGAAACGCAAGGAGTAG
- a CDS encoding helix-turn-helix domain-containing protein, with translation MAKRTPPTHPRMQRQIEALGQRLRAARMRRSMTQQVLAERVGVSVPTMAKLESGDPSTSLATVLRALTVLGLAGDIDLVAAQDVLGRELQDNALRRTNARPRTPKS, from the coding sequence ATGGCAAAGCGAACCCCTCCCACCCATCCCCGCATGCAGCGCCAGATCGAAGCGCTGGGGCAGCGCCTGCGCGCCGCCCGGATGCGCCGCTCAATGACGCAACAAGTGTTGGCGGAACGCGTCGGGGTCAGCGTCCCGACGATGGCCAAATTGGAGAGCGGCGATCCGTCGACCAGTCTGGCGACCGTGCTGCGCGCGCTGACCGTGCTGGGTCTGGCTGGTGACATTGATTTGGTCGCTGCGCAGGATGTTTTGGGTCGCGAATTACAGGACAACGCACTTCGGCGCACCAACGCCCGACCGCGGACGCCGAAGTCGTGA
- a CDS encoding type II toxin-antitoxin system HipA family toxin — MNRLDVWIDDASLGGSALIGRLTKTANRTGDTISFEYDAGWLAGAGPVAAFPLDHALHLGAGPHYAKAGASALSGIFQDGAPDRWGQRLMDRREAIEAREAGRKVRNLRARVIWSASMTRPAWARCVSWMRSPIITWTIARSASRRPPSCASLKRSPLTSSAATPICPAEMVRWIKQIVAPGASLGGARPKASFRDPSGQLWLAKFPSLDDRIDVGLWEYLTYQLSRDAGIDMPEAKLMQLSDRGHTYAVQRFDRTPTSRRMFSSADATGRRRERGCSYLDLVRAIETSGTSTQIARELEQLFRRVLFNILIGNRDDHLRNHGFLRVGDGWQLSPAFDVNPNRTRIITCSPSTIGTHRPIRACC, encoded by the coding sequence GTGAATCGTCTGGACGTTTGGATCGATGACGCATCCCTCGGTGGCTCGGCCCTGATCGGCCGCCTGACGAAGACGGCGAACAGGACCGGCGACACGATCAGCTTCGAATACGACGCCGGTTGGCTGGCGGGTGCCGGCCCGGTGGCGGCGTTCCCGCTGGATCACGCGCTCCACTTGGGCGCCGGGCCGCATTATGCGAAAGCAGGTGCCAGCGCGCTGTCGGGCATCTTCCAGGATGGTGCGCCGGATCGTTGGGGCCAACGCCTGATGGATCGTCGTGAGGCGATCGAGGCGCGCGAAGCCGGGCGCAAGGTGCGCAACCTGCGCGCACGGGTTATCTGGTCGGCGTCCATGACGCGTCCCGCATGGGCGCGCTGCGTCTCGTGGATGCGCAGTCCAATCATTACGTGGACGATCGCCCGCTCAGCGTCCCGCCGACCACCGAGCTGCGCCAGCTTGAAGCGATCGCCGCTCACATCGAGCGCGGCGACGCCGATCTGTCCGGCTGAGATGGTCCGCTGGATCAAGCAGATCGTGGCGCCCGGCGCGTCACTCGGCGGCGCACGACCGAAAGCCAGCTTCCGTGATCCATCGGGACAGCTGTGGCTCGCCAAGTTTCCTTCCCTGGATGACCGAATCGACGTGGGCCTGTGGGAGTACCTCACCTACCAACTCTCACGCGACGCCGGCATCGACATGCCCGAGGCAAAGCTGATGCAACTCTCGGATCGTGGCCACACATACGCGGTGCAGCGTTTCGATCGCACCCCGACGTCGCGCCGCATGTTCTCGTCGGCTGACGCGACTGGACGTCGCCGAGAGCGAGGCTGCAGTTACCTGGACCTCGTGCGGGCCATCGAGACCAGCGGCACCTCGACGCAAATTGCGCGCGAACTTGAACAGCTGTTCCGGCGCGTCCTCTTCAACATCCTGATCGGCAACCGCGACGATCATCTGCGCAATCACGGCTTCCTGCGTGTGGGCGACGGCTGGCAGCTGTCGCCGGCGTTCGACGTCAACCCGAACCGGACAAGGATCATCACGTGCTCGCCATCGACGATCGGGACACATCGCCCGATTCGCGCCTGCTGCTGA
- a CDS encoding ATP-binding domain-containing protein: MLRDALRADAYFNALRVKFGYALTCHKAQGSEWESAFVSCRMGGMSMSSEAYFRWIYTAITRAKGKLHLLGAPRFTPWSDIEEPADPAQVPRPNGDECEKQDLSNASTLR, from the coding sequence TTGCTGCGGGACGCGCTTCGGGCAGACGCTTATTTCAACGCCCTCCGAGTCAAATTTGGATATGCCCTGACCTGCCATAAGGCCCAAGGTAGCGAGTGGGAGAGTGCGTTCGTAAGCTGCAGGATGGGCGGCATGAGCATGTCCAGTGAGGCGTACTTTCGCTGGATTTACACGGCGATCACCCGCGCCAAGGGGAAGCTTCACCTGCTTGGTGCTCCGAGGTTCACTCCTTGGAGCGACATCGAAGAGCCTGCAGATCCTGCTCAAGTGCCTCGACCGAATGGTGACGAATGCGAGAAGCAAGACTTGTCGAACGCCTCGACGCTGCGGTAA